Proteins from a single region of Gossypium arboreum isolate Shixiya-1 chromosome 1, ASM2569848v2, whole genome shotgun sequence:
- the LOC108481572 gene encoding uncharacterized protein LOC108481572, protein MPLTVELQQICNESQFDIVIAEAQQLKESLIIPWYVYFWVVYNIVSWVAPEARKFRTSVINLEFEGKLDQMFIGVVTTDDKTWAPSSSTLHSELFKNVDNDILEENEEENARNDVYISNDIHISNDVHIDENERKKRKKERVGRDRGRGRGKSLFEKRANKKERRQENVRDGIHACLRDYDRLQNLAVVLIYIQIGCSLIGSLGALYNGVSLINLGIALFALVAIESSSQSLGRTYAVLLFCAILLDISWFILFSHDIWNMSSERNGMLFTFSLRLTLAMEIVGFCVRFCSSFLWIQIYRLGISYVNSGANPRDPDFDLRTSFLSHATLPNSRQCSHNDSDDALGASIYDPAYYSSLFEDRQQPSRHSFLGQNNAVSRTGSTAGAEVS, encoded by the exons ATGCCATTGACAGTTGAATTGCAGCAAATTTGCAATGAGAGTCAGTTCGATATAGTCATTGCAGAAGCTCAACAACTTAAGGAGTCTTTGATTATACCATGGTATGTATATTTCTGGGTTGTTTATAATATAGTTTCTTGG GTTGCGCCTGAAGCTCGAAAATTTAGAACATCAGTCATTAATCTTGAATTTGAAGGGAAGTTGGATCAGATGTTCATTGGGGTAGTTACAACCGATGATAAAACATGGGCACCTTCTTCTAGTACACTCCATAGTGAACTTTTTAAAAATGTTGACAATGACATACTTGAAGAGAATGAGGAAGAAAATGCGAGAAATGATGTTTACATTTCAAATGATATTCACATTTCAAATGATGTTCACATTGATGAAAatg aaagaaaaaaaaggaaaaaagagagAGTAGGAAGAGATAGAGGAAGAGGAAGGGGGAAAAGTTTGTTTGAGAAAAGAGCAAATAAAAAGGAGAGAAGACAAGAG AATGTGAGAGATGGGATTCACGCTTGTCTTCGCGATTATGATAGGCTCCAGAATCTGGCCGTCGTCCTTATTTACATCCAA ATCGGTTGCTCCTTGATCGGATCCCTCGGCGCATTATACAACGGTGTGTCGCTCATCAATTTGGGGATCGCATTGTTCGCTTTGGTTGCCATCGAGAGCAGCAGTCAGAGCTTAGGTCGAACCTACGCCGTTTTGCTCTTCTGCGCCATTCTGCTTGACATTTCGTGGTTCATCCTCTTTTCCCACGATATTTGGAACATGTCCAGCGAGCGTAATGGAATGTTGTTCACCTTCTCCCTCAGATTAACACTTGCCATGGAGATCGTGGGGTTTTGCGTTAGATTCTGCTCGTCCTTCTTATGGATTCAAATATATAGACTGGGAATTTCATATGTAAACAGTGGTGCCAATCCTCGAGACCCTGATTTCGATTTGAGAACTAGTTTTCTGAGCCATGCAACCCTACCCAATTCCAGACAGTGCTCTCACAATGACTCTGATGACGCTTTAGGAGCTTCCATTTACGATCCTGCTTATTACTCTTCCCTTTTTGAAGACCGTCAGCAACCCAGTAGACATTCATTTCTG GGTCAAAATAATGCTGTTAGCAGAACTGGATCCACTGCTGGTGCTGAAGTTTCTTAG